From the Hyphomicrobiales bacterium genome, the window CGTATTTGATGAGCTTCATTGCCTCATCTGACAACGGTACTAAGTGAATGCGCTTTGTCTTCATGCGCGAAGCTGGAATTGTCCAAAGCTTCGCTTCAAAGTCGATTTCGCCTGTATGAATACCACAAACCTCTCCGCCACGCTGGAGGGTCACACAAGCCAATCTGAGAGCAATTCCCATCTCGATGGAAAGCTGCAAGCCCTTAACGTCTGAAGACTTCTCACAGGCGATCCAGAAGCGTCTAAGCTCATCGTCCGTCAAAACACGATCTCGAGACTTAGCTGCTGGCACTTGAATATCTAAAGCCACGTTGACAGCGACAAGCTCCTTTCGAACAGCATACGAGAGAAATTGCCGAATAATATTTCTACAATATCGGCCATTGGAAGGGGCGTGTCTCGATTGCTTGGATACGAATGCTTGAATATCAGGTTTTGTCAGGTCCGCGATGGCGACAGATCCAAACACAGGTTTGACAAGTCGGTCATAAATTCGACGTTCACCTGCAAGCGTACCCTCCCGTTTAGGCTGGGCATTTCTGCGATGGAGACCCATCGCTGCATCGTCAAAGTAGGCTTCAGCCAAACCATCAACTGTACGCA encodes:
- a CDS encoding tyrosine-type recombinase/integrase, whose product is MQTFNDAMVKALKPLEGKRQEIPDPKTSGLTIRVTPTGVKTWAFRYRNAANRQCRVTLGRYPMISLADARLKAKLLVGEVASDKDPVAERKKERARLAAEALRTVDGLAEAYFDDAAMGLHRRNAQPKREGTLAGERRIYDRLVKPVFGSVAIADLTKPDIQAFVSKQSRHAPSNGRYCRNIIRQFLSYAVRKELVAVNVALDIQVPAAKSRDRVLTDDELRRFWIACEKSSDVKGLQLSIEMGIALRLACVTLQRGGEVCGIHTGEIDFEAKLWTIPASRMKTKRIHLVPLSDEAMKLIKYAIALHGDGYLFPSPRDKDKHIDRRGFTRAMSRIGDVMDIENATPHDLRRTGLQILRASVSVFRGLSYLRC